A DNA window from Hoplias malabaricus isolate fHopMal1 chromosome 5, fHopMal1.hap1, whole genome shotgun sequence contains the following coding sequences:
- the LOC136697610 gene encoding epidermal differentiation-specific protein-like translates to MSKIIVYEHSDFRGISKEFTSSVPNLVAENFNDCISSLKVIGNPWVAYQHVNYGGSQYVYEEGEYPMVGSNDDFSSLELVTEDLTNPQITLYEHDQFRGKTLVLTTETNLAYGTFNDVASSHKVQRGAWVLYQHSNRGGAQMVARASRDVANYGWFNDRVSHLRPLKPGKAIIKTEILWDKKEEQTKSVTIDSICGLNHGDHEQSFSTELSREYEGSVTDSFSFSNSTQITLGTSFSIDIGIVKAERNFSLSNTFTVEKGTSNTRTERKKILITLPTKIPPRTKLTVNVLRREVDVKVPVKMTIQSGTHSSVEFGEYRCQAGNSITAEYKEERL, encoded by the coding sequence ATGAGCAAGATCATTGTTTATGAGCACAGTGACTTCAGGGGCATCAGTAAGGAGTTCACTTCTTCTGTCCCCAACTTAGTGGCAGAGAACTTCAACGACTGCATCTCCTCTCTGAAGGTGATCGGGAATCCGTGGGTGGCGTATCAACATGTCAACTACGGCGGGTCTCAGTACGTCTATGAAGAAGGAGAATACCCCATGGTAGGGTCCAATGATGATTTTTCTTCCTTAGAGCTAGTGACTGAGGACCTGACAAATCCTCAGATCACACTCTATGAGCATGACCAGTTCCGGGGCAAGACCCTGGTCCTCACCACTGAGACCAACCTGGCCTATGGCACATTCAACGATGTGGCGTCATCCCACAAGGTGCAGAGGGGAGCATGGGTCCTCTATCAGCACAGTAACAGAGGAGGTGCTCAGATGGTGGCCAGGGCTTCTCGAGATGTGGCTAACTACGGCTGGTTCAATGACAGAGTGTCTCACCTTCGTCCTCTGAAGCCGGGGAAGGCAATCATTAAAACTGAGATCCTCTGGGACAAGAAGGAAGAGCAGACCAAATCTGTCACCATCGACTCCATATGCGGCTTGAACCATGGAGACCATGAACAAAGCTTCTCCACTGAGCTGTCCAGAGAGTATGAGGGATCCGTCACTGACAGCTTCAGCTTCAGCAACTCCACCCAGATCACCTTGGGAACATCCTTCAGCATAGACATAGGTATAGTAAAGGCAGAGCGAAACTTCTCCCTGAGTAACACCTTCACTGTTGAGAAGGGAACCAGCAACACCAGGACCGAGCGCAAGAAAATCCTCATCACCCTGCCGACCAAAATCCCTCCCCGCACCAAACTCACTGTCAACGTGCTGAGGAGGGAAGTGGATGTGAAGGTCCCAGTGAAGATGACCATCCAGAGTGGAACCCACAGCTCGGTGGAGTTTGGGGAGTACAGGTGCCAGGCCGGCAACTCTATCACCGCTGAGTACAAGGAGGAAAGGCTCTAG
- the LOC136697603 gene encoding cytochrome P450 2B4-like, giving the protein MESVLHYLDWTVVGLALLGGLISLLLLEIFQLNASRSRSPPGPKPLPFVGNLPQLLKDRMSYIKMMPKYGEMCSLYLSSKPTIVLNSIQLAKEVFVQNGAVSSGRPDLPLVRWINKGYGIVMAQYGHSWRQQRRFTLHTLRDFGLGKKSIEERVAEEAHYLVKELLKQEGKPFYPIHQIMNAVSNIICSIVFGDRFDFDNKQFAELLKILNENGRLSGSAMAQVFNLVPFMKYLPGPQQKIWRNAEHLKSFMKEKVEEHRKTLDPANPRDFIDAYLVEISRQESNEDSTFHEENMIRTTIDIFAAGTETTANTLRWGLIYMMDHPEIQERCHEEIVTVLGFDRSPCMNDRARLPFTHATIHEIQRSANIVPLGVVHETTQPIKLRGYNLPTGTQIMPNLTAIMTDKDHWKYPDTFNPENFLDEKGQFCKNDSFLPFSLGPRVCLGENLARTELFIFFISLIQKLKFSWPPGAPPSNKDGIVGIVRSAMPFNTICRSREITN; this is encoded by the exons ATGGAGTCAGTGCTGCATTATTTGGACTGGACCGTGGTGGGCTTGGCCCTGCTGGGTGGTCTAATTTCACTTCTACTGCTGGAAATTTTTCAGCTGAATGCATCCAGAAGCAGAAGCCCCCCTGGACCTAAACCTCTGCCCTTCGTGGGGAACCTGCCCCAGCTCTTGAAGGATCGAATGAGCTATATCAAAATG ATGCCGAAATATGGCGAGATGTGCTCCTTATACTTGAGCAGTAAGCCCACGATTGTGCTAAACAGCATTCAGTTAGCAAAGGAAGTCTTTGTCCAGAATGGGGCTGTATCTTCTGGGAGACCAGACCTCCCTTTAGTCCGTTGGATCAACAAAGGTTATG ggaTCGTGATGGCCCAGTATGGTCATTCTTGGAGGCAGCAGCGGCGCTttacccttcacactctgcgtGATTTTGGTCTGGGAAAGAAATCCATAGAAGAACGAGTGGCTGAAGAGGCACATTACCTCGTCAAGGAGTTGCTGAAACAAGAAG GGAAACCTTTTTACCCCATCCACCAGATCATGAACGCAGTGTCCAACATAATCTGCTCCATCGTCTTTGGTGACCGCTTCGATTTTGACAACAAGCAATTTGCTGAGCTGCTGAAAATTCTGAATGAAAATGGGCGCCTTTCTGGATCAGCTATGGCTCAG GTCTTCAATTTAGTCCCATTCATGAAATACCTCCCAGGGCCACAGCAGAAGATTTGGCGAAATGCTGAACACTTAAAAAGTTTTATGAAAGAAAAAGTGGAGGAACACAGGAAGACTCTGGATCCAGCAAACCCTCGGGATTTCATTGATGCCTACCTGGTGGAGATAAGCAGG CAAGAGTCAAACGAGGACTCTACGTTTCATGAGGAAAACATGATAAGGACAACCATAGACATTTTCGCTGCTGGGACAGAGACCACAGCCAACACTCTCAGATGGGGTCTCATTTACATGATGGACCACCCTGAAATACAAG AGCGTTGCCATGAGGAGATTGTAACTGTGTTGGGGTTTGACCGCTCTCCCTGTATGAACGACCGTGCCCGGCTGCCCTTCACTCATGCCACCATCCACGAGATCCAGCGCTCCGCAAACATTGTCCCTCTTGGCGTGGTCCATGAAACCACACAGCCAATAAAGCTGAGAGGATACAACCTTCCTACG GGAACACAGATCATGCCCAACCTAACGGCCATCATGACCGACAAAGATCACTGGAAATATCCGGACACATTCAATCCAGAGAACTTTCTGGATGAGAAAGGACAGTTCTGCAAAAACGACTCCTTCCTACCATTTTCTCTGG GTCCGAGGGTATGCCTTGGTGAAAATCTAGCAAGGACAGAGCTCTTCATATTCTTCATATCCCTGATTCAAAAATTAAAGTTCTCCTGGCCTCCTGGAGCTCCTCCCTCAAACAAGGATGGCATTGTAGGCATTGTCCGCAGTGCAATGCCTTTTAACACTATCTGCCGGAGCAGAGAGATCACCAATTGA